The Falco rusticolus isolate bFalRus1 chromosome 5, bFalRus1.pri, whole genome shotgun sequence genome has a segment encoding these proteins:
- the TBX19 gene encoding LOW QUALITY PROTEIN: T-box transcription factor TBX19 (The sequence of the model RefSeq protein was modified relative to this genomic sequence to represent the inferred CDS: inserted 2 bases in 1 codon; deleted 2 bases in 1 codon; substituted 2 bases at 2 genomic stop codons): MLVSLPIGTSRGKSVSGKRVRRAHLSDGAQXIDLLFDLAHYFFXFXQLPEVSGSKVIMADLGCKKTSDCTVSRLLSVVESELRAGRDKGDPTEKQLQVVLEDATLWQRFREVTNEMIVTKNGRRMFPVLKISVSGLDPNAMYSFLLDFAPTDGHRWKYVNGEWVPAGKPEPPNHSCVYIHPDSPNFGAHWMKAAISFSKVKLTNKLNGNGQIMLNSLHKYEPQVHIVRVGGPHRMVMNCSFPETQFIAVTAYQNEEITALKIKYNPFAKAFLDAKERNHPKDAPETVSEGQHVTYSHLGGWLISNPDTMCASGSSNYQYTGPLPLPAPHTPHSCERYSARRGHRAAPYPPSYMQRNHSPTVNLLESSSNNLQVFSGHDSWTLPSPPHANLLSVPHTKGAASPGPSHYPCLWTVSNSAVNVANPGSEVNSSPSSVFLRGNVPFSTAQSVQIPLQGMVSGSMETQGETTLARLADSAWTSSHSF; encoded by the exons ATGCTGGTGTCACTGCCCATTGGGACTTCCAGAGGAAAGAGC GTCAGTGGCAAAAGAGTGAGGAGAGCACATTTGTCAGATGGTGCCCAATGAATTGACTTGCTTTTTGATTtagctcattatttttt cttttaacagctaCCTGAAGTTTCTGGCAGTAAAGTCATCATGGCAGACCTGGGCTGCAAAAAAACCAGCGACTGCACCGTCTCCAGGCTACTTAGCGTAGTGGAGAGCGAACTCCGAGCTGGGAGAGACAAAGGCGACCCCACTGAGAAACAGCTCCAGGTTGTCTTAGAGGATGCGACGCTCTGGCAGAGATTCAGGGAAGTCACTAATGAGATGATCGTGACCAAGAACGGCAG GCGGATGTTCCCCGTTTTGAAGATCAGCGTGTCAGGCTTGGACCCAAATGCCATGTATTCCTTCCTGTTGGACTTCGCCCCAACTGATGGCCACCGCTGGAAGTATGTCAATGGGGAATGGGTGCCGGCTGGCAAACCAGAGCCACCGAACCACAGCTGCGTGTACATCCATCCAGACTCTCCCAACTTTGGGGCCCACTGGATGAAAGCTGccatttccttcagcaaagtCAAACTTACCAACAAGCTCAATGGGAATGGGCAG ataaTGTTGAACTCCCTGCATAAATATGAGCCCCAGGTACACATAGTTCGCGTAGGAGGCCCCCACCGGATGGTGATGAACTGCTCGTTCCCTGAGACGCAGTTCATAGCTGTGACTGCGTATCAAAACGAAGAG ATAACAGCTCTCAAAATCAAGTATAATCCCTTTGCCAAAGCCTTCCTGGATGCGAAAGAGAG aaaccATCCCAAGGATGCTCCAGAAACAGTCTCTGAAGGTCAACACGTAACATATTCTCACT TAGGTGGCTGGTTGATTTCCAACCCAGATACAATGTGTGCGTCAGGAAGCTCTAATTATCAGTACACTGGACCTTtgcctctgccagctccacACACTCCCCACAGCTGTGAGCGATACTCAGCACGGCGAGGGCATCGGGCTGCTCCGTACCCACCTTCCTACATGCAGAGAAATCATTCACCTACAG TTAATTTGCTGGAGAGCTCCAGCAATAATCTTCAGGTATTCTCAGGACATGACAGCTGGACTTTGCCATCTCCTCCACATGCTAATTTGCTCTCAGTGCCACACACGaagggagctgccagccctggaCCCAG ccacTACCCTTGCCTGTGGACAGTGAGCAACAGTGCTGTCAATGTTGCCAACCCAGGAAGCGAGGTGAACAGCAGCCCTTCAAGTGTATTTTTAAGGGGTAATGTCCCCTTTTCCACTGCACAATCCGTCCAAATCCCTCTGCAGGGAATGGTGTCTGGCAGCATGGAAACACAAGGGGAAACCACTCTAGCCAGACTAGCCGACTCCGCGTGGACATCCTCACATTCCTTTTAA